CTCTTATAAACAGTTTTTTACTTACTCTTCCTTATCATAGTTTTTTATTATATCGCTATTATAATGCTATCAATTTAAGCTGTCAATATTTACTTTGATTTCTCCTAAAGAAATTACTCTACCTTCAAATACTGTCTTTATCGTCCTTATAAATTCTTTATTCTTTGAATTTTCTTCTCCAGTAATCATAACTCTTTTAGGTACATTACTTATTAGTACTGATAAAATTACATCTTCTATATTACATACACCGACTAAAAGATCTGCCATTACGCTACCTTCAACTTCACATAACAAATCAATGCCATTTTCATCTAGAACCTTATACTTACCATTTTCATCAATTTCTATATTTATCATATATACTTTGCTATCTACACCTTTTATAAAATGTTTTAACAATCCTATAAATTCATCATATTCCTTCTCGATAGCATGAATTTCAAATACTTTATCTACTATAGGTTCTATTATATTTGCAAATTCATTTATTCTAAATGTTAATATTCCTTCTAAACTAACTTCTTTATTTTCTCTTAAAATATTTACTATATTCTTTATTGCTATATTTTTTCTATTTAAAAATAGTACTCTACCATTTTCTCCTTCTTTATATTC
Above is a genomic segment from Clostridium bornimense containing:
- a CDS encoding putative sporulation protein YtxC — protein: MLLLTLSCRENKEKIFRRMVDVKDKTYNSSGVNIGIYEHIYDGEDYLSLYCNDEYVDEKFMNKIYYEIGECIYDIMSQEYCKNKISKYLNKNYSYVDKEENDIISKKTLEILLKKEYKEGENGRVLFLNRKNIAIKNIVNILRENKEVSLEGILTFRINEFANIIEPIVDKVFEIHAIEKEYDEFIGLLKHFIKGVDSKVYMINIEIDENGKYKVLDENGIDLLCEVEGSVMADLLVGVCNIEDVILSVLISNVPKRVMITGEENSKNKEFIRTIKTVFEGRVISLGEIKVNIDSLN